The following proteins come from a genomic window of Ictalurus furcatus strain D&B chromosome 14, Billie_1.0, whole genome shotgun sequence:
- the LOC128617671 gene encoding ras association domain-containing protein 8 isoform X2 → MELKVWVDGIQRVVCGVTEATTCQEVVIALAQAIGRTGRYTLIEKWRDSERHLAPHESPVASLNTWGQYAGDVQFILHRTGPSLTERPPSEGPPVSRGPERGLHRQSLPIMAKLRAQGERSLRRREPRRKSLTFTGAPRGLRDILNGTRIGERDSKRCVVLMNSAPQSLSRSPRLPSSRVEELTRLVRLQRESLTVLERRTEACDAELQSWSQKRPNTEDSWAIMTEEMVRLEQQLCRNQVEVEEEEFWASELQIELESERQLEERLQEVRTRLRACETELEQRLSRLHGMEAGLEAQRQQEQTRENQLWSEGEVKARLQTVKAELKAQAQHTAQLENSCRAVERSLSQSSKRLQDSQYELEQLTKELRQVNLQQFIQQTGTKVTVLPVEPSDVEASIPPVPQESDFAALTGSLKRPGLSHAVGVNLRVLHSPITSALNPEGIYV, encoded by the exons ATGGAGCTGAAGGTTTGGGTGGATGGAATCCAGCGAGTGGTCTGTGGAGTCACAGAGGCCACCACCTGTCAGGAAGTGGTCATTGCACTGGCTCAGGCTATAG GTCGCACTGGACGCTACACACTAATCGAGAAATGGAGAGATTCTGAGCGACACTTGGCTCCTCATGAGAGCCCCGTGGCCTCGTTAAACACTTGGGGTCAGTATGCTGGCGATGTCCAGTTCATTCTGCACCGCACTGGCCCTTCTCTCACAGAGCGCCCTCCATCCGAGGGGCCCCCTGTCTCCCGGGGCCCTGAGCGCGGCCTGCACCGCCAGAGCCTCCCTATTATGGCTAAGCTCCGCGCCCAGGGTGAGCGATCTCTCCGCCGTCGTGAACCACGCCGCAAATCCCTCACATTTACTGGGGCGCCACGTGGCCTTAGAGACATCCTTAATGGCACGAGAATTGGAGAAAGAGACTCTAAGCGCTGTGTTGTTCTGATGAACAGTGCCCCACAAAGCCTGTCCAGATCCCCACGGCTACCTTCAAGTCGTGTGGAAGAGTTGACCCGCCTTGTGAGGCTGCAGAGGGAGTCTCTGACTGTTCTGGAGCGCCGAACAGAGGCATGCGATGCAGAGCTGCAGTCATGGAGCCAAAAGAGACCAAACACCGAGGACTCCTGGGCAATCATGACAGAGGAGATGGTGCGGCTAGAGCAGCAACTATGTAGGAAccaggtggaggtggaggaggaggagttttgggCCAGCGAGCTACAGATTGAGCTTGAGAGCGAGAGGCAGCTGGAAGAGCGGCTGCAGGAGGTGCGCACTCGGCTCCGAGCCTGCGAGACTGAGCTGGAGCAGAGGCTGTCCCGTCTGCATGGCATGGAGGCAGGGCTGGAGGCCCAGCGGCAGCAGGAGCAGACGAGGGAGAACCAGCTGTGGAGTGAAGGAGAAGTGAAGGCAAGGCTGCAGACAGTGAAGGCTGAACTCAAAGCTCAGGCTCAGCACACAGCACAGTTGGAAAACAGCTGCAGGGCTGTGGAGAGGTCACTGAGTCAGTCTAGTAAGAGACTGCAG GATAGTCAGTATGAGCTTGAGCAGCTAACTAAAGAGCTGAGGCAGGTGAATCTTCAGCAGTTCATCCAGCAGACTGGCACTAAAGTGACCGTACTGCCTGTGGAACCTAGTGACGTGGAGGCCAGCATCCCCCCTGTGCCTCAGGAATCAG ATTTCGCAGCACTGACTGGTTCGTTGAAGCGCCCAGGCCTGTCTCATGCAGTTGGAGTTAACCTGCGGGTGCTACACAGCCCCATCACCTCAGCCCTCAACCCTGAGGGCATCTACGTCTGA
- the LOC128617671 gene encoding ras association domain-containing protein 8 isoform X1 yields MELKVWVDGIQRVVCGVTEATTCQEVVIALAQAIGRTGRYTLIEKWRDSERHLAPHESPVASLNTWGQYAGDVQFILHRTGPSLTERPPSEGPPVSRGPERGLHRQSLPIMAKLRAQGERSLRRREPRRKSLTFTGAPRGLRDILNGTRIGERDSKRCVVLMNSAPQSLSRSPRLPSSRVEELTRLVRLQRESLTVLERRTEACDAELQSWSQKRPNTEDSWAIMTEEMVRLEQQLCRNQVEVEEEEFWASELQIELESERQLEERLQEVRTRLRACETELEQRLSRLHGMEAGLEAQRQQEQTRENQLWSEGEVKARLQTVKAELKAQAQHTAQLENSCRAVERSLSQSSKRLQDSQYELEQLTKELRQVNLQQFIQQTGTKVTVLPVEPSDVEASIPPVPQESGTVLTTASFPPFSSINTFQKLSCGLFFSKRLFQINGLYQPSLSYFKQVSNSSSKKHNCSSLSAVTRCAFMHHTHYFGSDSKTRRLSDPPLRATCVPPTSIQCWLLWQQLPGDDLSTVTHLSSQQQHVGWTKTVPRC; encoded by the exons ATGGAGCTGAAGGTTTGGGTGGATGGAATCCAGCGAGTGGTCTGTGGAGTCACAGAGGCCACCACCTGTCAGGAAGTGGTCATTGCACTGGCTCAGGCTATAG GTCGCACTGGACGCTACACACTAATCGAGAAATGGAGAGATTCTGAGCGACACTTGGCTCCTCATGAGAGCCCCGTGGCCTCGTTAAACACTTGGGGTCAGTATGCTGGCGATGTCCAGTTCATTCTGCACCGCACTGGCCCTTCTCTCACAGAGCGCCCTCCATCCGAGGGGCCCCCTGTCTCCCGGGGCCCTGAGCGCGGCCTGCACCGCCAGAGCCTCCCTATTATGGCTAAGCTCCGCGCCCAGGGTGAGCGATCTCTCCGCCGTCGTGAACCACGCCGCAAATCCCTCACATTTACTGGGGCGCCACGTGGCCTTAGAGACATCCTTAATGGCACGAGAATTGGAGAAAGAGACTCTAAGCGCTGTGTTGTTCTGATGAACAGTGCCCCACAAAGCCTGTCCAGATCCCCACGGCTACCTTCAAGTCGTGTGGAAGAGTTGACCCGCCTTGTGAGGCTGCAGAGGGAGTCTCTGACTGTTCTGGAGCGCCGAACAGAGGCATGCGATGCAGAGCTGCAGTCATGGAGCCAAAAGAGACCAAACACCGAGGACTCCTGGGCAATCATGACAGAGGAGATGGTGCGGCTAGAGCAGCAACTATGTAGGAAccaggtggaggtggaggaggaggagttttgggCCAGCGAGCTACAGATTGAGCTTGAGAGCGAGAGGCAGCTGGAAGAGCGGCTGCAGGAGGTGCGCACTCGGCTCCGAGCCTGCGAGACTGAGCTGGAGCAGAGGCTGTCCCGTCTGCATGGCATGGAGGCAGGGCTGGAGGCCCAGCGGCAGCAGGAGCAGACGAGGGAGAACCAGCTGTGGAGTGAAGGAGAAGTGAAGGCAAGGCTGCAGACAGTGAAGGCTGAACTCAAAGCTCAGGCTCAGCACACAGCACAGTTGGAAAACAGCTGCAGGGCTGTGGAGAGGTCACTGAGTCAGTCTAGTAAGAGACTGCAG GATAGTCAGTATGAGCTTGAGCAGCTAACTAAAGAGCTGAGGCAGGTGAATCTTCAGCAGTTCATCCAGCAGACTGGCACTAAAGTGACCGTACTGCCTGTGGAACCTAGTGACGTGGAGGCCAGCATCCCCCCTGTGCCTCAGGAATCAGGTACTGTGCTTACTACTGCATCCTTTCCGCCATTTTCTTCCATAAACACTTTCCAAAAACTTTCctgtggactttttttttcaaagagaCTTTTTCAGATTAATGGCTTATACCAACCATCTTTGAGTTATTTTAAACAAGTTAGCAATAGCAGTAGCAAAAAGCACAATTGTTCAAGTCTATCGGCAGTAACTCGGTGTGCGTTCATGcatcacacacattattttgGCTCTGACAGTAAGACTCGGAGGCTTTCAGATCCCCCACTGAGAGCTACATGTGTTCCACCCACCTCTATTCAGTGCTGGTTACTGTGGCAACAGCTGCCTGGAGATGACCTGAGTACCGTTACTCACCTTAGTAGCCAGCAGCAGCATGTGGGGTGGACTAAGACTGTACCAAGGTGCTGA